One Cupriavidus pauculus genomic window, TACCGGCGCGGCGGCGCTGACGATCGCTGTCTTCTTATTTCGGGCGAATCATCTCGAACTTGTCCCCGGTCTGTGCATACTCGGCGCGATAGCCGGCGCGCATGATCGGCTGGGCGCGGAACGTATCGAACAAGCCGTCCGTGAGGAATTCGTCGCGGATATGCACGCCGACCACCTGCCCGAGCACGAGCCAGTTGGACATGGGCTCGCCGTCGATATTGGTCAGCCGGATCACCTGCATGACCTTGCATTCGAGCGCGGCGGGAGACTCGGCCACGTGCGGCACATCGACGGCCTGGCCGGGCACGGGCGTCAGGCCCGCAAGCGCGAACTCATCGACGTCGCTCGGCACGCTGGCCGAGGTCGCGTTCATCTTCTCGGCCAGCGACAGGCTCGCCATGTTCCAGACGAATTCCCCGGTGGCCTCGACATTGCGCACGGAGTCCTTGTAGCCCTCGCTGGAGAATCCGATAACGGGCGGATTGCCCGCGAACGCGCCGAAGAAGCTGTACGGCGCCAGATTGAAGCGGCCCTCCGCGTCGCGGCTGGAGATCCAGCCGATCATGCGCGGCGCCACGATGGCCTTGAACGGATCGTGCGCGAGCCGATGGCCCGCTTCGGGGCGATAAAAATGCACACCGGCGGTGCGTGTGGAATCTGTCATGGAGATCTGCCGAAGCGGCGGCCCGAGTGAATAAACCGCTAGTCTCGCATGGCGCGCGAAGGCCTGCTTGACGAGTCAACAGCCGCAGTCGACACTCACGCAACCCGAGGGCGGTTACTTCAAGAAAATCAGGCAGCGTCTCATGCCGGAGATGGCGATGAACAAACATAGGAGTTATCCGCTTCATGTCTATCTGTGGGCGCTGTTCGGCTCGCTCGTGCTGCTGGTCTGCGCGCTGACCTCCGGCATCAATTTCCTGATGACCAAATCCGCGCTCGAGGCCTCGGCTTCGGAGGCGCGGCACCGGCTGAGCCGCGAGACGCTCGACGACGTCGAAGCGCTGCTCGGGCCGGCCCAGCTCGCGGTCCGGCTCATCGCGCACAGCTCGCTCGCGGAGGCGACGACCGTGGCCGAACGCCTTGGCCGGCTGCCGCTCGTGCGCGATGCGCTGGAGACATCGCCGGTGCTGCAGGCGCTCTACGTCGGCTATGGCGACGGCGGGTTCTTCTTCGTGCGGCCGCTGCGCGATGACGCGGAACGCGCGCTGTACCAGGCGCCGCGCGAGGCCGCTTATGTCGTGCGCAGTGTCGAGCGGATTGGGTCGGGGGAGGGCGCGCGCCGTGTCGGTCAGCTCTTCTTTCTCGCCGACGACCTGTCCGTGATCCACACGGCCGCGATTCCCGAATTCGCCGAGCGTTACGACCCGCGCACGCGCCCCTGGTACCGCTCGGCCATGGCCGCAGGCGCGATGGTCCGGACCGAGCCCTACACGTTCTTCTCCGATCAGGACTCGGGCGCCTCGCTGGCCATGCCCGTTGGCGGCAACGCGGTAGTGGGCGGTGACTTCCGGCTCAATGCGCTTGGGCAGATGCTGGCCATCAAGAAGACCACGCCGCGGTCGATGCTCGCGCTCGTGGACCAGCAGGGCAGGTTGATCGCGATCGACCGCAAGGTCGACAGCGTCGGCGGCTCGTCGCCGGGCGAGGTCGGAGATTACGCGCTGCCGGTGCTGGCGCAGCTCGTGGCGCGCGTCGGTCAGCTCGGCACCGCCACCGGCCTGCAGGAGACGCTCTCCGCCGGCGGCGAGTCGTGGTACACGACCATCGACCGGCTGACGCCGAACGGCGGCAAGTCGCTCTACCTGCTGTCGGCGATTCCGCAGGACGAACTGCTGCAGGCGGCCATGCGGCAGGCGCTGACCGAGATCGGCGTTTCGGCCGTCATCCTGCTGCTATCGCTGCCGCTGATCTGGTTTGCGGCGCGCGCGGTGGCCCGGCCGCTGCAGTCGCTCGCGCGCGAGGCCGATGCCACGCGGCGCTTCGATTTCGTGCAGCCCTTCGTTATCCGCTCGCGCGTGCGCGAGCTCAACGAGCTCGGCGTTCGCATGAACGAGATGCGCAGCACGATCCAGCGCTTTCTGTCCGTCATGCAGACCGTGTCCGCGGAGACGCGCCTCGAAGACCTGCTGCCCAAGCTGCTGCGCGAGATGCTGACGGCCGCGGGCAGCCACTCGGGCGTGCTGTATCTCGTCGATGACACCGACATGCGCGCGGAGGTGGCGTTCGATCGCGAAGGCCGCGAAGTGGCCGGCACCATCGCGCGCACGACGCTCGCGCGGACCGTGCCGCTGATCCGCACCGCGGCGGGGGATGGCACGGCGCACGCGCAATGGCTCACGCAGGACGTGCTGGAGGAAGCGGCGCTCGGTGGCCTGACGCCATCGGCCGCCTGCCATGCGGCGGCCATTCCGCTGATCAACCATCAGCGGGAACTGCTCGGCATGATCCTGATCTTCCGCGACACGCCGATGGAAGATGCGCAGCTCGCGTTCGTCAGCACGCTGGCCAATCTCTGCGCGGGCGCGCTCGAGGTCCAGGCGCTCACGCGCGCCCAGCACGATCTGTTCGATGCGTTCATCAAGCTGCTGGCGGGTGCGATCGATGCCAAGAGCCCGCACACCGGCGGGCACTGCGCGCGCGTGCCGGAGCTCACCAAGATGCTGGCGCGCGCGGCCTGCGATGCGCGCGAGGGGCCGTACGGCACGTTCGCGCTCGACGAATCGCAATGGGAGGCCCTGCACGTGGCCGCGTGGCTCCATGACTGCGGCAAGGTCACGACGCCCGAGTACGTCATCGACAAGGCGACCAAGCTGGAGACGCTGTACGACCGCATCCACGAGGTGCGCATGCGCTTCGAGGTGCTCAAGCGCGATGCGGAGATCGCGTATCTGCGCGGCGTGGCGGCCGGCGACGACGCGCGGTCCGCGCGCGAGCGCCGCGATGCCTTGCTGCGCGAACTCGACGACGATTTTGCATTCGTCGCGGCGTGCAATCTCGGGGTCGAGAAAATGGAAGAGGCGGACCGGGACCGCCTGCGCGCGATCGGCGCGCGCACGTGGCTGCGCACGCTCGACGACCGGCTCGGCGTCTCCTACGAGGAACGCGCGCGCAAGGGGCGTACGCCGCCCGCGCCGTTGCCGGTCGTGGAGCCGCTGCTTGCGGATCGTCCCGACCATATCATCGAGCGCGGCCCGCGCGACGTGATTCCGCGCGACAACCCGTGGGGCTTCCGCCTCGATACGCCGGCCAACCTGTATGATCGCGGCGAACTGCACAATCTGCTGGTCTCGCGCGGCACGCTGAGCGAGGAGGAGCGGTTCAAGATCGAGGACCATATCGTCCAGACGCAGATCATGCTGTCGCGGCTGCCGTTTCCCAAGCATCTGCGGCAGGTCCCGGAGATCGCGGGCGGCCATCACGAGAAGATGGATGGCACGGGATATCCGCGCGGCCTGCGCCGCGAGGAAATGAGCCCGCTCGCTCGCATGATGGCGATTGCCGATATCTTCGAGGCGCTGACGGCGGTGGACCGGCCCTACAAGCGGCCGAAGTCGCTGTCCGCGTCCGTGGAGATCCTGTACCAGCTCAAGCTGAAGCAGCATATCGATCCGGAACTGTTCGACCTGTTCATGACGTCGGGCGTGTACCGGCAGTATGCGGAACGTTTCATGGCGCCCGAGCAGATCGACGAGGTCGATGTCGGACGCTACGTAGGAGAAGGTGTTGTCATCTGAAGCAGGACCGCCGGGCGGCGCATTCAACGAATCCGAGCGCGACGCGCTGTATCGGATCATCGCGGCACGACGCGACTGCCGCCATTTCACGCCGGGCCCGCGGCTGCCCGACGCGCAGCTGGAACGCCTGCTTCACGCCGCGAACCAGGCACCCTCGGTCGGCCTGATGCAGCCCTGGCGCTTTATGCGGCTAAGCACCGCCGCATGGCGCGAACGCCTGCTGCCGATCGTGGAGGCGGAACGCCTCGCCACTGCACAGGCGCTTGGCGAACGCGAGGCCGAATTCCTGCGGATCAAGGTGGAGGGCATCCGCGACTGCGCGGAACTGCTCGCCATCGTACTGCCGCCCGACGACGGCACGATCTTCGGCCGCCGCACCATGCCACAAGACATGGCGCTCGCTTCCGCATCCTGCGCGGTCCAGAACCTCTGGCTCGCCGCCCGCGCCGAAAACCTCGGCCTCGGCTGGGTCTCGATGTTCGACCCCGAGGCCCTCGCGCGGGCGCTGCAACTCCCCGAAGGCGCAAGACCCCTCGGCCTGCTGTGCCTGGGGCCGGTGCCATCGTTCTACGATGCCCCGATGCTGGAACAGATCGGCTGGCGCGAACGGAGGCCTCTGGGGGAGATGCTGTGGAACCGCCCCGGCGACGCGCCTTGATCTCGTGCGCTGCGGCAAGCTTCGGGTACGAACGCAAAAAAGCCAGCGCGAGGCTGGCTTTTTTATCGAATTCTGGTGGGCGGTGCAGGGTTCGAACCTGCGACCCCTGCCGTGTGAAGGCAGTGCTCTACCACTGAGCTAACCGCCCAATCGGATGCTGCAAGACTGGTTGCAGACCGGTTGGGTTTCCCCGGGTCGTTCGCCGCGGCGCTGCGTTTGACCGCTGTGCGTGCTGCGAAGAAACGAGATTATGCAGACCGGACAGTATCTTGTAAAGCCCTTTTTCGAACTTTTTTACTCGAATCTGTCACTGCACCGAGGCAGGTGCGGTCATTGGTGCGCCCATTTCGCCGGGCATGTCTTTCCACACGGTCTTGCCGCCGCTGGCCTTGTCCAGTTCCTTCAGCACCGACGCATGCGCGGTGAGCTCGTCGTCGGTAGCCAGCAGGACCGGCAGCGTCAGCACGGAGAGGTCGGCCGTGGAAGCCGCCACGCCTGCGCCCGCGTTCGTGTCGATCATGTCGATGACCAGCGAGTTCTGGCCGCGCGTCATGGCCAGGTAGACCTCGGCCAGCAGTTCCGCATCGAGCAATGCGCCGTGCAGCGTGCGGTGCGCATTGCTCACGCCGAGCCGGTCGCACAGCGCATCGAGCGAGTTCCGCTTGCCGGGGAACATCTGGCGCGCTTCGCGCAGCGTGTCCACCACGCCGCCCACGCACTGGCGGAACGACGGCAGGCCCGCCAGCTGGAATTCCATTTCCAGGAAGCCCATATCGAATGCGGCGTTGTGGATGATCAGCTCGGCGTC contains:
- the bluB gene encoding 5,6-dimethylbenzimidazole synthase, whose amino-acid sequence is MSSEAGPPGGAFNESERDALYRIIAARRDCRHFTPGPRLPDAQLERLLHAANQAPSVGLMQPWRFMRLSTAAWRERLLPIVEAERLATAQALGEREAEFLRIKVEGIRDCAELLAIVLPPDDGTIFGRRTMPQDMALASASCAVQNLWLAARAENLGLGWVSMFDPEALARALQLPEGARPLGLLCLGPVPSFYDAPMLEQIGWRERRPLGEMLWNRPGDAP
- a CDS encoding HD domain-containing phosphohydrolase — translated: MNKHRSYPLHVYLWALFGSLVLLVCALTSGINFLMTKSALEASASEARHRLSRETLDDVEALLGPAQLAVRLIAHSSLAEATTVAERLGRLPLVRDALETSPVLQALYVGYGDGGFFFVRPLRDDAERALYQAPREAAYVVRSVERIGSGEGARRVGQLFFLADDLSVIHTAAIPEFAERYDPRTRPWYRSAMAAGAMVRTEPYTFFSDQDSGASLAMPVGGNAVVGGDFRLNALGQMLAIKKTTPRSMLALVDQQGRLIAIDRKVDSVGGSSPGEVGDYALPVLAQLVARVGQLGTATGLQETLSAGGESWYTTIDRLTPNGGKSLYLLSAIPQDELLQAAMRQALTEIGVSAVILLLSLPLIWFAARAVARPLQSLAREADATRRFDFVQPFVIRSRVRELNELGVRMNEMRSTIQRFLSVMQTVSAETRLEDLLPKLLREMLTAAGSHSGVLYLVDDTDMRAEVAFDREGREVAGTIARTTLARTVPLIRTAAGDGTAHAQWLTQDVLEEAALGGLTPSAACHAAAIPLINHQRELLGMILIFRDTPMEDAQLAFVSTLANLCAGALEVQALTRAQHDLFDAFIKLLAGAIDAKSPHTGGHCARVPELTKMLARAACDAREGPYGTFALDESQWEALHVAAWLHDCGKVTTPEYVIDKATKLETLYDRIHEVRMRFEVLKRDAEIAYLRGVAAGDDARSARERRDALLRELDDDFAFVAACNLGVEKMEEADRDRLRAIGARTWLRTLDDRLGVSYEERARKGRTPPAPLPVVEPLLADRPDHIIERGPRDVIPRDNPWGFRLDTPANLYDRGELHNLLVSRGTLSEEERFKIEDHIVQTQIMLSRLPFPKHLRQVPEIAGGHHEKMDGTGYPRGLRREEMSPLARMMAIADIFEALTAVDRPYKRPKSLSASVEILYQLKLKQHIDPELFDLFMTSGVYRQYAERFMAPEQIDEVDVGRYVGEGVVI
- the dnaQ gene encoding DNA polymerase III subunit epsilon yields the protein MRQIILDTETTGLNANAGDRLIEIGCVEMVNRRLTGRRLHYYVHPERDIPEEAIAVHGITLESLIGKPKFAEIAHEIREFVQDAELIIHNAAFDMGFLEMEFQLAGLPSFRQCVGGVVDTLREARQMFPGKRNSLDALCDRLGVSNAHRTLHGALLDAELLAEVYLAMTRGQNSLVIDMIDTNAGAGVAASTADLSVLTLPVLLATDDELTAHASVLKELDKASGGKTVWKDMPGEMGAPMTAPASVQ
- a CDS encoding flavin reductase family protein gives rise to the protein MTDSTRTAGVHFYRPEAGHRLAHDPFKAIVAPRMIGWISSRDAEGRFNLAPYSFFGAFAGNPPVIGFSSEGYKDSVRNVEATGEFVWNMASLSLAEKMNATSASVPSDVDEFALAGLTPVPGQAVDVPHVAESPAALECKVMQVIRLTNIDGEPMSNWLVLGQVVGVHIRDEFLTDGLFDTFRAQPIMRAGYRAEYAQTGDKFEMIRPK